A genomic window from Nicotiana sylvestris chromosome 11, ASM39365v2, whole genome shotgun sequence includes:
- the LOC104236917 gene encoding uncharacterized protein, translating to MASFKISLPSSHFSFLNSNPKFTFPKIKSFPLYSNPFCIKCSKRIKRRGKLRYPSEKKKLKQQQEEAQVDVKNKFEGIWRLSKLNVSVHKDPGKDFLDLSDALLQEIAKVLEFPVASMLPQEAFKVVRKSFDARKLQKEPKFVYSVDMDVQKLIDLEPRTWEFISELEPKVGLIEHLPHDRTSGDIMSIVHDCRKLDENASTSESGDMNLCNGSHTYPNYRKPKVAVVGSGPAGLFASLVLAEFGADVTVMERGQAVEKRGRDIGALIVRRILQEESNFCFGEGGAGTWSDGKLVTRIGRNSGSVLAVLETLVHFGAPKKILVDGKPHLGTDKLVPLLQNFRRYLEELGVNIMFGTRVDDLLVKDEHVLGVKVSDSSDNSSHSTSQNLSYDAVVLAVGHSARDTYQMLLSHGVNLVEKDFAVGLRVEHPQELINSIQYSGLANEVLSGRGKVPVADYKVVEYVNAEDIALPSNSGPINRSCYSFCMCPGGQVVLTSTDPSELCINGMSFSRRSSKWANAALVVTVSSKDFSALDLNGPLAGVEFQRMFERKAAAMGGGNFVVPVQTVTDFLDSKLSVTSLPSSSYRLGVRAANLHELFPSHITSSLQHSLLKFDKELPGFISSNALLHGVETRTSSPVQISRRADTYECTSLRGLYPIGEGAGYAGGIVSAAVDGMYSGFALAKSLGLFHGSIESVLGKAQNAGVAKY from the exons ATGGCTTCTTTCAAAATCTCACTCCCTTCTTCTCATTTCTCATTCTTGaactcaaatcccaaattcaCATTCCCAAAAATTAAATCTTTTCCACTTTACTCAAACCCCTTTTGCATTAAATGTTCAAAGAGgataaaaagaagaggaaaattgaGGTACCCATCAGAGAAAAAGAAGCTGAAACAGCAACAAGAAGAAGCTCAAGTTGATGTTAAAAACAAATTTGAAGGGATTTGGAGGCTATCTAAGCTCAATGTTTCAGTTCATAAAGACCCTGGAAAAGATTTCTTGGATCTTTCTGATGCTTTGCTACAAGAAATTGCTAAAGTTCTTGAATTTCCG GTTGCTTCAATGTTGCCACAGGAGGCATTTAAAGTTGTTAGAAAATCTTTTGATGCTCGGAAG TTGCAAAAGGAACCAAAGTTTGTGTATTCAGTGGATATGGATGTCCAAAAACTAATAGATTTAGAGCCCCGTACTTGGGAATTCATCTCTGAATTGGAACCCAAGGTTGGCCTAATTGAACATTTGCCTCATGACAGAACTTCCGGGGATATAATGAGCATAGTACACGATTGCCGAAAGTTGGATGAGAATGCAAGTACTTCAGAAAGCGGAGATATGAATCTCTGTAACGGATCACATACATATCCAAATTATAGAAAACCAAAAGTTGCCGTTGTTGGTAGTGGGCCTGCGGGGTTGTTTGCTTCACTTGTGCTTGCTGAATTTGGAGCAGATGTTACAGTGATGGAAAGGGGACAAGCCGTTGAGAAAAGGGGCCGTGATATTGGTGCTCTGATTGTTCGACGGATATTGCAGGAGGAGAGCAACTTTTGCTTTGGGGAG GGTGGTGCAGGTACTTGGAGCGATGGTAAGCTAGTTACTAGAATTGGAAGAAACAGCGGTAGTGTTTTAGCA GTTTTGGAAACGTTGGTCCACTTTGGAGCTCCGAAGAAAATTTTGGTTGATGGAAAACCTCATCTAGGAACTGATAAATTGGTACCACTGCTTCAAAACTTCCGGCGGTACCTGGAAGAGTTGGGT GTCAACATCATGTTTGGAACAAGGGTAGATGATTTACTTGTCAAAGATGAACATGTGTTGGGAGTCAAAGTTTCTGATTCAAGCGATAACAGCTCACACTCCACGAGCCAGAATTTGAGTTATGATGCAGTGGTTCTTGCAGTTGGACACTCTGCACGTGATACATATCAGATGCTTCTTTCACATGGGGTCAACCTGGTCGAAAAAGATTTTGCT GTTGGTCTGCGGGTTGAGCATCCTCAAGAATTAATTAACAGCATACAG TATTCTGGATTAGCCAACGAAGTTTTAAGTGGACGTGGGAAAGTGCCTGTCGCTGATTACAAGGTCGTTGAATATGTGAATGCAGAAGATATTGCCTTGCCTTCAAATTCTGGACCAATAAATCGCAGTTGTTACTCCTTTTGCATGTGTCCTGGTGGCCAG GTAGTTCTAACTAGTACAGATCCATCAGAGCTCTGTATAAATGGCATGTCCTTTTCTCGTCGGTCGTCTAAATGGGCAAATGCTGCACTTGTTGTTACAGTCTCATCAAAGGATTTTTCTGCTTTGGACTTGAATGGACCTCTCGCTGGTGTTGAATTTCAG AGAATGTTTGAACGCAAAGCGGCTGCAATGGGTGGAGGCAATTTCGTGGTACCTGTTCAAACGGTGACCGATTTTCTTGACAGCAAATTGTCAG TGACATCATTGCCGTCTTCCAGTTATAGATTAGGAGTAAGAGCAGCAAATCTCCACGAATTATTCCCTAGTCACATAACCAGTTCTCTGCAACATTCACTTTTAAAGTTTGACAAAGAG TTGCCGGGATTTATTTCCAGTAATGCTCTTCTTCATGGAGTAGAG ACAAGAACTAGTTCACCTGTCCAGATTTCTCGAAGGGCTGATACTTACGAGTGCACATCCCTAAGAGGACTTTACCCTATCGGAGAAGGAGCGGGTTATGCTGGTGGGATAGTAAGTGCAGCAGTTGATGGCATGTACAGCGGCTTTGCATTGGCGAAAAGTTTAGGTCTTTTTCATGGCAGCATCGAGTCGGTTTTAGGGAAGGCTCAGAATGCTGGAGTTGCAAAATACTGA
- the LOC104236918 gene encoding replication factor C subunit 1 → MSDIRKWFMKQHDKGTGNGSMSKNSAPEKPSAEKSPPGNLVQEGQETAGRRKTSKYFATNKVKAKEEKVEEVSAKRKAQNAGGSSSVNEKPPAAKRIHKAEDDDDFVLPASAMGSRGATPAKKSASGSGRGSARKYVISDESDDDLKDTKSDPKPTGRGRGGRAAQTGGKGIPLDESDDDASADKDTKSGGRGRGGKGPSAAPSGGRGRGGGGRGGFMNFGERKDPPHKGEKEVPEGAPNCLAGLTFVISGTLDSLEREEAEDLIKRHGGRVTGSVSKKTNYLLCDEDIEGRKSSKAKELGTAFLTEDGLFDMIRSSKKSKSATQPESKKSVATVVSPAKRNSQNTSDGTGSTATKILAAKELTPSASPAKRKGQAKESSLPWTEKYRPKAIVDIIGNKSLVEQIQRWLESWDEHFLNAASKGKGKKQNDSGAKKAVLLSGMPGIGKTTSAKVVSQLLGFQTIEVNASDSRGKADSKIEKGIGGSTANSIKELVSNESLGANIGRLHHQKTVLIMDEVDGMSAGDRGGVADLIASIKLSKIPIICICNDRYSQKLKSLVNYCLPIVFRKPTKQQMAKRLKQVANAEGLQVNEIALEELAERVGGDMRMALNQLQYMSLSKSVIQYDDIRQRLLSSSKDEDISPFKAVELLFDFNAKNLKIDRRIDLSMSDPDLVPLLIQENYLNYKPSSVGKDDDGLKRMSLIAHAADSIANGDLINVQIRRYQQWQLSPAGCLSSCIIPASLLHGQRQTLEQGERNFNRFGGWLGKNSTMGKNYRILEDLHVHLLASRESYLGRANLRLDYFTLLTKKLTDPLKLLPKDEAVENVVDFMDSYSISQDDFDNIVEISKFKGHPNPLDGIQPVVKAALTRAYNKGSKSRVIRTADLISLPGIKKAPKKRVAAMLEPLDEGLAEENGEAIAEDEENSSEPEDIDVEKKLESDLQSLNSKGIQVNVDLKGAGGKKPSAGRGRGSSSSREKGGAESSSKRGGRGSGATKRKR, encoded by the exons ATG TCAGATATCAGAAAATGGTTCATGAAGCAGCATGACAAAGGTACGGGTAATGGGAGTATGTCCAAGAATAGTGCTCCAGAAAAGCCTTCAGCAGAAAAGTCTCCTCCAGGAAACCTG GTACAAGAAGGACAAGAGACTGCCGGCAGAAGGAAAACTAGTAAATATTTTGCTACAAACAAGGTGAAGGCAAAAGAAGAAAAAGTAGAGGAAGTATCAGCAAAAAGAAAAGCTCAAAATGCTGGTGGAAGTTCATCAGTTAATGAGAAGCCACCAGCTGCGAAAAGAATTCACAAAGCTGAGGATGACGATGACTTTGTACTGCCTGCATCTGCAATGGGATCCAGAGGTGCCACTCCTGCCAAAAAGTCGGCAAGTGGCTCTGGAAGGGGATCTGCACGGAAGTATGTGATCAGTGATGAAAGTGACGATGATCTTAAGGATACAAAATCTGATCCCAAACCTACTGGAAGAGGGCGTGGTGGACGAGCAGCTCAGACTGGTGGAAAAGGCATCCCTCTTGATGAAAGTGATGATGATGCCTCAGCTGATAAGGACACCAAATCTGGTGGACGAGGGCGTGGTGGTAAAGGACCATCTGCAGCACCAAGTGGTGGACGAGGCAGAGGTGGTGGAGGACGGGGCGGTTTCATGAATTTTGGCGAAAGAAAAGACCCTCCTCACAAGGGGGAAAAG GAAGTTCCTGAAGGTGCCCCAAACTGTTTAGCTGGTTTGACTTTTGTAATTAGTGGAACTCTGGACAG TTTAGAAagagaagaagctgaggatttgATTAAACGCCATGGTGGTCGTGTTACAGGATCTGTTAGCAAGAAAACG AATTATCTTTTATGCGATGAAGACATCGAGGGACGGAAATCCTCTAAAGCCAAGGAACTCGG AACTGCATTTCTCACTGAGGATGGTTTGTTCGATATGATCCGGTCATCAAAGAAATCAAAATCAGCTACACAGCCCGAGTCAAAGAAATCAGTGGCCACTGTTGTTTCTCCTGCAAAGAGAAATTCACAAAATACAA GTGATGGAACTGGAAGCACTGCCACAAAGATTTTAGCTGCCAAAGAATTGACACCTAGTGCATCTCCTGCCAAGAGGAAAGGCCAAGCTAAAGAGTCTTCACTACCATGGACAGAAAAATACAGGCCCAAAGCTATTGTAGACATAATAGGGAATAAGTCACTG GTAGAACAGATTCAGCGTTGGCTGGAGAGCTGGGATGAGCATTTTCTAAATGCAGCTAGTAAGGGGAAGGGGAAAAAACAGAATGACTCTGGTGCTAAAAAGGCAGTTCTGTTGAGTGGTATGCCGGGTATAGGGAAGACTACATCAGCAAAGGTGGTTAGTCAGCTACTGGGTTTCCAAACCATCGAG GTAAATGCTAGTGATAGTCGTGGAAAGGCTGATTCAAAAATTGAGAAAGGAATTGGTGGTAGTACTGCAAATTCCATAAAAGAACTTGTTAGCAATGAATCCCTAGGTGCTAATATTGGCAG ATTGCACCATCAGAAGACTGTTCTGATTATGGATGAGGTTGATGGCATGTCTGCTGGAGATAGAGGTGGTGTTGCCGATCTTATTGCTAGCATCAAGTTATCCAAAATTCCTATTATCTGCATTTGTAATGATCGCTACAGTCAGAAATTGAAGAGCCTTGTCAATTATTGCTTACCAATTGTCTTCCGAAAACCGACCAAGCAGCAG ATGGCAAAAAGGTTAAAGCAAGTGGCAAATGCTGAAGGCCTTCAAGTCAATGAG ATTGCTCTTGAGGAATTGGCAGAACGTGTTGGTGGCGATATGCGTATGGCTCTAAATCAATTGCAATACATGAGTCTCTCTAAGTCTGTGATCCAATACGATGATATAAGACAGCGCCTTCTAAGCAGTTCAAAGGATGAAGACATCTCACCCTTCAAAGCTGTCGAACT GTTGTTTGATTTTAATGCCAAGAACTTGAAAATAGATCGAAGAATTGATCTAAGTATGAGTGACCCAGATCTTGTCCCGCTTCTTATACAG GAGAACTATCTCAATTACAAGCCAAGTTCTGTTGGCAAAGATGATGATGGTTTAAAGCGGATGAGCCTAATTGCACATGCTGCTGACTCTATTGCAAATGGTGATTTAATAAATGTACAGATTCGTAGATACCAGCAGTGGCAACTATCTCCAGCTGGTTGCCTTTCGTCTTGCATTATTCC TGCTTCGTTGTTGCATGGACAGAGGCAGACTCTTGAGCAG GGAGAACGCAACTTTAATAGGTTTGGTGGCTGGCTAGGAAAGAACTCTACAATGGGAAAGAATTACCGGATTTTGGAGGACTTGCATGTTCACCTACTCGCTTCTCGTGAATCATATTTGGGAAG GGCAAACCTGAGACTTGACTACTTTACTCTTCTTACAAAGAAGTTGACAGATCCATTAAAACTGCTACCTAAG GATGAAGCTGTCGAGAACGTTGTGGATTTCATGGATTCGTACTCTATAAGCCAGGATGACTTCGATAATATTGTGGAGATATCAAAATTCAAG GGACATCCGAATCCACTGGATGGTATTCAGCCTGTTGTGAAAGCTGCACTGACAAGGGCATACAACAAAGGAAGCAAATCACGTGTTATTCGCACAGCAGATTTAATATCCCTTCCTGGAATTAAAAAAGCTCCCAAGAAGCGGGTTGCAGCGATGCTGGAGCCACTAGATGAAGGCTTAGCTGAAGAAAATGGTGAAGCAATTGCTGAAGATGAAGAGAACTCATCAGAGCCAGAGGATATAG ATGTTGAGAAAAAGTTGGAGTCAGATCTTCAGAGTCTCAATTCTAAGG GAATCCAAGTAAATGTAGATCTGAAGGGTGCTGGTGGAAAGAAGCCGTCTgctggaagaggaagaggaagttCTAGTAGCAGGGAGAAAGGAGGTGCTGAATCCTCGAGCAAGAGAGGTGGCCGGGGTTCTGGAGCTACCAAGAGAAAGAGGTGA